A window of the Nisaea acidiphila genome harbors these coding sequences:
- a CDS encoding HesA/MoeB/ThiF family protein, which translates to MELSDEQFQRYARHLILDEVGDEGQEKLLVSKVLVIGAGGLGSPLLLYLAAAGVGTLGIVDDDEVDLSNLQRQIAHDSNAVGLSKVESAAASVARINPGTRVEKHAERLTAENAARLFEGYDLIADGSDNFATRYLANDAAFLAGKPLVSGSLLRFEGQLATFRGGVTGHEGEPCYRCLFPTEPPPGMIPRCEEAGILGAVAGVIGTLQATEVIKELLGLGSSLSGHLLIYDALGPTFRKMKAARDPGCALCGTDPTIRDLA; encoded by the coding sequence CCATCTGATCCTCGACGAGGTCGGGGACGAGGGGCAGGAGAAGCTGCTCGTCTCGAAGGTGCTGGTGATCGGCGCCGGCGGTCTCGGCTCGCCGCTGCTGCTCTATCTGGCGGCGGCCGGAGTCGGCACGCTCGGGATCGTCGACGACGACGAGGTGGACTTGAGCAACCTGCAACGGCAGATCGCTCATGACTCGAATGCCGTCGGCCTATCGAAAGTCGAGTCCGCGGCCGCATCGGTCGCGCGGATCAATCCGGGGACCCGGGTCGAGAAACATGCCGAGAGGCTGACGGCGGAGAACGCCGCGCGGCTGTTCGAGGGCTACGACCTCATCGCAGACGGCAGCGACAATTTTGCGACCCGCTACCTCGCCAACGACGCCGCCTTTCTCGCCGGCAAACCGCTCGTCTCCGGATCGCTGCTGCGTTTCGAGGGCCAGCTCGCCACTTTCCGCGGCGGCGTCACGGGACACGAGGGCGAACCCTGCTACCGCTGCCTGTTCCCGACCGAGCCCCCACCCGGCATGATCCCGCGCTGCGAGGAAGCCGGCATTCTAGGAGCCGTTGCGGGGGTGATCGGAACCTTGCAGGCCACCGAGGTGATCAAGGAATTGCTTGGCCTCGGCAGCAGCCTGTCCGGTCATCTGCTGATCTATGACGCGCTCGGCCCGACCTTCCGCAAGATGAAGGCCGCGCGAGATCCCGGCTGCGCGCTCTGCGGCACCGATCCCACGATCCGGGACCTTGCCTGA